In the Rubidibacter lacunae KORDI 51-2 genome, one interval contains:
- a CDS encoding P-loop NTPase family protein, producing MVGQIETSKLGSDAPFPGGVEGLVQVFTGAQRAFFTGVMAQALRLATQGTPVLVVQFLKGGIRQGTEHAVRLGQHLDWLRCDLTRIIDTAEIEEGEISALRRLWEHTSRVIEEGRYALVVLDELSLAVHFGLVPLDEVLSLMRDRPAPVDLILTGPEMPQPILDLADQITEIRRSHQP from the coding sequence ATGGTCGGACAAATCGAAACGTCCAAGCTCGGCTCCGACGCGCCTTTCCCCGGCGGGGTCGAGGGTTTGGTTCAGGTATTCACCGGAGCTCAGCGCGCCTTTTTTACGGGTGTGATGGCACAAGCGCTGCGGCTGGCAACACAGGGTACTCCAGTGCTCGTGGTTCAGTTCCTTAAGGGCGGCATTCGTCAGGGCACGGAGCACGCGGTCCGGTTGGGCCAGCATCTGGATTGGTTGCGCTGCGATCTAACGCGCATTATCGATACGGCAGAGATCGAGGAAGGTGAGATTTCGGCGCTGAGGCGGTTATGGGAGCATACCTCTCGGGTTATCGAGGAAGGGCGCTACGCACTGGTGGTGCTCGACGAGCTGAGTTTGGCGGTTCACTTTGGTCTGGTGCCGCTGGATGAGGTGTTGTCGTTGATGCGCGATCGCCCCGCGCCGGTGGATCTGATTTTGACCGGACCCGAGATGCCCCAGCCTATTCTGGACCTAGCGGACCAAATTACCGAAATCCGCCGTTCGCATCAGCCATAG
- a CDS encoding IS630 transposase-related protein, giving the protein MDENVQHRLIPCPNRSHDLRGKVLNAIEWGDMTIAEARTDFYISRNPIYHWMQRDRETRDLHPPRNPYGDRSHTVAGWEQFLCFIELSKLIPTRRR; this is encoded by the coding sequence GTGGATGAGAACGTCCAGCACCGTCTCATCCCATGCCCAAATCGCAGCCATGACCTTCGCGGCAAAGTCCTCAACGCGATCGAGTGGGGTGATATGACCATCGCGGAGGCAAGGACTGACTTCTATATCAGTCGCAACCCCATCTACCACTGGATGCAGCGCGATCGGGAAACGCGCGACCTACACCCGCCGCGCAATCCCTACGGCGATCGCAGCCATACGGTCGCTGGCTGGGAGCAGTTCCTATGCTTTATCGAATTATCGAAGCTTATCCCGACCAGACGCCGCTGA
- a CDS encoding B12-binding domain-containing radical SAM protein, whose amino-acid sequence MRALLIYPQFPPSFWSFERTLKLVNRQALLPPLGLVTVAAILPQEWDFKLVDRNVRDVTEAEWNWAELVIVSAMIVQKDDFAQQIRESKRRGVPVAVGGPYATSMPREAAASGADFLVLDEGEITLPMFVEALGQGATSGTYRSEVKPDVTQTPIPRYDLLEMDAYDNMSVQFSRGCPFQCEFCDIIVLYGRKPRTKTPEQFIAELERLYELGWRRSIFLVDDNFIGNKRNVKRLLHALKEWMEEHNYPFFLNTEASVDLAQDSELMELMVECNFNSVFLGIETPDVESLTIAKKVQNTRDSLNQSVQAIAHHGLRVTAGFIVGFDGEKPGAGDRVVQFVENTSIALAMFSMLQALPGTALWQRLDREGRLLGEGANINQTTLMNFVPTRPIEAIAQEYIRTFWELYDPVKYLERTYRQFLLMGEPRHKTKLRRPQLAVIRALLTIAWRQGIVRKTRWKFWPYLFHIMQAKPKHWQHYLSVCALGEHFLSYRQLVRNQIEAQLHDRATMRAASESNGTCESSQTVAA is encoded by the coding sequence GTGCGCGCTTTACTTATCTACCCTCAGTTTCCGCCCAGCTTCTGGTCGTTCGAGCGGACGCTGAAGTTAGTCAACCGCCAAGCCCTGCTGCCGCCGTTAGGGCTAGTTACTGTCGCTGCCATCCTGCCACAGGAGTGGGACTTCAAACTCGTCGATCGTAACGTCCGCGACGTGACAGAAGCTGAATGGAATTGGGCGGAGTTAGTCATTGTGTCTGCCATGATCGTCCAGAAAGACGACTTCGCGCAGCAAATTCGAGAATCCAAACGCAGAGGTGTTCCCGTTGCGGTAGGAGGGCCGTATGCAACGTCTATGCCCCGCGAAGCTGCGGCCAGCGGAGCCGACTTTCTGGTTTTAGATGAAGGCGAAATCACATTGCCGATGTTTGTCGAAGCGTTGGGGCAAGGTGCAACGAGCGGCACCTATCGTTCTGAAGTGAAGCCGGACGTGACGCAGACGCCAATCCCTCGCTACGATCTTCTCGAAATGGATGCCTACGACAACATGTCGGTGCAGTTTTCTCGCGGTTGTCCATTTCAGTGCGAGTTTTGCGACATCATTGTGCTCTACGGACGCAAACCTCGCACGAAAACACCAGAGCAGTTCATTGCCGAGCTGGAACGCCTGTACGAACTCGGCTGGCGTCGCAGTATTTTTCTGGTAGACGACAACTTTATCGGCAATAAGCGCAATGTCAAGCGATTGCTACATGCCCTTAAAGAGTGGATGGAAGAGCACAATTACCCCTTCTTCTTAAATACCGAGGCTTCGGTTGACTTAGCTCAGGACTCGGAGCTAATGGAGCTGATGGTGGAGTGCAATTTCAATTCAGTTTTCCTAGGGATTGAGACTCCAGATGTGGAAAGTCTGACCATTGCTAAGAAAGTTCAAAACACTCGCGACTCTTTGAATCAGTCGGTGCAGGCGATTGCACATCACGGGCTGCGCGTCACGGCAGGCTTCATCGTCGGGTTCGATGGCGAAAAGCCGGGTGCCGGCGATCGCGTCGTACAGTTTGTCGAGAATACGTCAATTGCACTGGCCATGTTCAGCATGTTGCAAGCCTTGCCGGGAACAGCCTTGTGGCAGCGACTCGATCGAGAAGGTCGTTTATTGGGCGAAGGTGCCAACATCAACCAAACCACGCTGATGAACTTCGTGCCCACGCGTCCTATTGAGGCGATCGCACAGGAGTACATTCGCACCTTTTGGGAACTTTACGACCCAGTGAAGTACCTGGAGAGGACTTATCGCCAGTTTTTACTGATGGGCGAGCCTCGACATAAGACCAAGTTGCGCCGTCCCCAGCTCGCGGTCATCCGCGCATTATTGACGATTGCTTGGCGACAGGGTATCGTCCGCAAGACCCGCTGGAAGTTTTGGCCTTATTTGTTTCACATCATGCAAGCCAAGCCCAAACACTGGCAGCACTATCTCTCAGTATGTGCCTTGGGCGAACACTTCCTCAGTTACCGCCAGTTAGTGCGCAACCAAATCGAGGCACAGCTGCACGATCGCGCTACGATGCGAGCTGCTAGTGAAAGTAATGGTACCTGTGAGTCCTCGCAAACTGTGGCTGCATAA
- the psaX gene encoding photosystem I protein PsaX encodes MTTNAEKPTMPVARSGQPPYPFRTAMGIFLLVVNVVVAAIYFHIFNI; translated from the coding sequence ATGACAACTAATGCCGAAAAGCCAACCATGCCCGTTGCCCGGTCGGGACAGCCTCCCTACCCGTTCCGTACTGCGATGGGAATTTTTCTATTAGTCGTGAATGTGGTTGTAGCTGCAATCTACTTCCACATCTTCAATATCTAA
- a CDS encoding M67 family metallopeptidase → MTVIVCPALWQKLREHLARAYPYEGCGLLLGTAAETDTTVAEVWIAKNAWDATAAELFPEAATLGSARDRFAIDPRELLQAQKSGRDRGLDIVGVYHSHPDSEAVPSAFDREIAWAAYAYLIASVQQGRVAEVRCWRLDEATDAFRPEALCIRAAGVEE, encoded by the coding sequence TTGACCGTCATAGTCTGTCCCGCTCTCTGGCAAAAGCTTCGCGAGCACTTGGCTAGGGCCTACCCTTACGAAGGCTGTGGTTTGCTACTCGGCACAGCCGCAGAAACAGACACGACGGTCGCCGAGGTATGGATCGCGAAAAATGCCTGGGACGCGACAGCTGCCGAGCTATTCCCAGAGGCGGCTACATTAGGGAGCGCGCGCGATCGCTTTGCAATCGACCCGCGCGAGCTCCTGCAGGCCCAGAAGTCCGGACGCGATCGCGGACTTGACATCGTTGGTGTCTATCACTCGCATCCGGACAGTGAAGCCGTGCCGTCGGCGTTCGATCGCGAGATCGCTTGGGCTGCATATGCTTACCTCATTGCTTCCGTGCAGCAAGGTCGAGTAGCAGAGGTCCGCTGCTGGCGATTAGATGAAGCCACTGATGCATTTCGACCGGAGGCACTGTGCATACGCGCAGCTGGAGTTGAAGAATAA
- a CDS encoding DegT/DnrJ/EryC1/StrS family aminotransferase has translation MTTIPPVDLTRQHALLNAQLQAAAIEVLHSGRYIGGEKVAEFERQFAAAIGTRICAACNSGTDALLLGLRALEIAPGDEVITTPFTFAASVEPLAFVGARPIFVDIDPATYNLEVTQVEAAISARTRALLPVHLFGQPTDMTQLGDIARRHDLLTIEDCAQATGACWGDRALGSFGEIGCFSFFPTKNLGALGDGGAVTTDDPELAARVRMFANHGQVGRYDYLEIGTNSRLDALQAALLLVKLPHLDAWNLQRCQIATRYLELLASLPGIALPITLPGGTSVWNQFTLRILDDRSDGEPRRDRIREHLRAAGIDTMVYYPYPLHLQPAYAYLGYRAGQFPYAERVAREVLSLPMFPGLTADEQERVALALKDAIAAVA, from the coding sequence ATTACAACGATTCCTCCTGTGGACTTAACGCGGCAGCACGCGCTCCTCAACGCGCAGTTGCAAGCAGCGGCTATTGAAGTACTGCATTCTGGCCGCTACATCGGCGGCGAGAAGGTGGCGGAGTTCGAGCGCCAGTTCGCGGCTGCAATCGGTACGCGCATTTGTGCCGCCTGTAACTCGGGGACTGACGCCTTGCTGTTGGGGTTGCGAGCCCTGGAAATTGCTCCAGGCGATGAAGTCATCACAACCCCGTTCACCTTCGCAGCCTCGGTAGAACCCCTCGCCTTTGTTGGCGCGCGTCCGATCTTCGTCGATATCGATCCCGCAACTTACAATCTCGAGGTTACCCAAGTCGAGGCGGCGATCTCTGCGCGCACGCGCGCTCTATTACCCGTCCATCTCTTCGGACAGCCGACTGACATGACGCAACTCGGCGACATCGCCCGCCGCCATGATTTATTGACGATCGAGGACTGCGCTCAAGCAACGGGGGCCTGCTGGGGCGATCGCGCGCTCGGTAGTTTTGGCGAAATCGGCTGTTTTAGCTTTTTCCCGACCAAGAACCTCGGGGCTTTGGGCGACGGCGGTGCCGTTACGACCGACGATCCCGAACTTGCCGCGCGCGTGCGGATGTTTGCCAACCACGGACAAGTCGGACGCTACGATTACCTCGAGATCGGCACCAACAGCCGCCTCGATGCCCTACAAGCTGCATTGCTGTTGGTCAAGCTGCCACACTTGGACGCATGGAACCTCCAACGCTGCCAGATCGCCACCCGCTATTTAGAGCTTCTTGCTTCGCTGCCGGGTATTGCCTTACCCATCACTCTCCCCGGCGGCACCAGTGTCTGGAACCAGTTCACCTTGCGAATTCTGGACGATCGCTCTGATGGGGAACCCCGCCGAGATCGCATCCGCGAGCATCTGCGCGCCGCTGGGATCGATACGATGGTCTACTATCCATACCCACTCCACTTGCAACCGGCTTACGCCTATTTAGGTTATCGCGCCGGTCAGTTTCCTTACGCCGAACGCGTTGCACGTGAAGTCCTGTCCTTACCGATGTTCCCCGGTTTGACCGCCGACGAACAAGAACGCGTTGCCCTTGCTCTCAAGGACGCGATCGCTGCAGTTGCCTAG